Genomic segment of Thermodesulfobacteriota bacterium:
GTTCGCGAACTTTTTAACCTTCAACAGGTCATCTTCATACCTTCAGCAAACCCTCCACATAAGCAAGGAAAGAATATAATATCCCCTATCCATCGCATGGAGATGGTCAACCTTGCCATTGAGGGAAATCAAGGCTTTTCTGTCTCCGATATTGAGATAAAGAGACACGGTAAATCCTATTCTATCGAGACTATTGATTACATAAGAAAAATACACGGCTCAGATTTGATATTGTTTTTCATTATGGGAATAGATGCCTTTACCGAAATATCTACATGGAAGGATTATACAAACCTCTTCTCCCGTTGCAATTTTGTGGTTACTACCCGACCAGGATACAGCTTAACCAATCTGGAAACCATTCTTCCTGCTGATGTAGCAGGAAACTTTTCATATTTATCTGAAGAAGACAGGTTTGTTCACACCTCTAATTTCTCTCTATACTTCCGGGACATTACCAATCTGGATATCTCTTCAAGTGTTGTCAGAAATAGAATCAAAGAAAACAGATCAGTCCGTTATCTTCTTCCTGAAAAGGTAATTCAGTACATTAAAGAACACGGGTTATACAAGGACTCTTAAAGGGATAGTGTCGGATGTCCGCTGCCGGTACACCGTTTCATAAATGCATATGCAATACTGTCATTTCGGGCACTTCGCTACCTGTCATTTCGAGCCCTTCATCTGTCATTCCGAACGAAGTGAGGAATCTTGTCTTCTGCTAAGGGCAGGCTCTACGAGAAATCTTAATGAACAAAACCGCCGCTTCGACTATCAAGCGAATGAACGGCTGAAACCCAAATGCCTGCGGCACTTCGCTCATCCGCCAGTCAGTTAGGTGAAACGGTAAAAGTTAGATAGTAGGGATAGAAATGGATAAATTAATTACGTCCTCACCAACAACTATACGATGGTTAAACAGAATTAGGTCTAAGCTTGAGGAAAGGTGTCCGTCTTTAGGATATAAGGAGACCAAACATTATGCTCCATTCTTCAGTCCTGAGAAAAATAAGAATATTGCTCAACTGAACCCTCAACCAAACCAAATTAGAGTATTCCTAAGATTGATGCCCTCTTACGATCCACGGTTACAACCAACTCCGTCAACATCTGGCTATGCGAAAACCTATCCATCTCTTTTTGTGGTTAAAGATGAAAGCATGATAGAAAAAGCAATCGAATTAATCATTAGTTCATATAAAGATGACAATCGCCAATAGGAGATTGTCATGTTGACGCATCGCCTAACACAGCATATACGCTTTGGGCTGAAGCCCTTGCCCTTCAGGACATTGTTTACTTCGGGCGCAACATGCAACATCGAACATGCTGAAAACGTTAGGCGACATGTTGAGAAATATGATATTATAAGGATCAAAATGCAGTGGTTTGAAGATGTATATAAAAGGCAAATAAGTTTGACGGATGAACGGCAGGAACATATTGAATCAGATCATCCAGAAATATCGAGCCAAATTGCAAAGATAAGAGGAACACTCCTAAATCCAGATATTATAGCCAGGTCAAAAACAGACCCGGAAGCAGAACTATTTTATCGACATTACAGCAAAACACCCGTTACTAAAAAATATCTGTGTGTTGTGATTAAATCAAGCATTGAAGATATATTTATTATTACTGCATATTTCACGGATTCGATAAAGAGAGGTGAGATATTATGGGAGAAGGAATAAGAGTTTGGTACGATAAAGAAGGGGATTATCTTGAAGTCATGTTTGAGCGAAAAGCGGGTTATTTCAAAGAAACTGATAACGACGCGGTGATGGAAAAAGTCGATGATAAAGGCAACGTTATCGGTTTTTCCATATTGAAAGTCAGTGCACTAAAGGAGCAGAAACCCCTTTCAATTGAGTTGAAGAGATACGTCGCCTAACAACAGGACGAGACCTTTGAATTTATAATTAAATCACCTTTCTGTCATTCCGTGCTTGACACGGAATCCAGTGTTTTCAAGCGGTTCTGGACTCCGCCCCGATTTTCATCGGGGTGACGCGCCGGAATGACACGAGGGAAGCGTTTTTCAAAGGTCTCAGGACAAAAGATTGCTATCTAAATGCTATCGCACTTCTTTTGGCCCA
This window contains:
- a CDS encoding DUF2283 domain-containing protein; translation: MGEGIRVWYDKEGDYLEVMFERKAGYFKETDNDAVMEKVDDKGNVIGFSILKVSALKEQKPLSIELKRYVA
- the nadD gene encoding nicotinate-nucleotide adenylyltransferase, producing MKLTYSYAATTRDAEQRRRWTFYEAVMEGYLRVGLFGGTFNPIHLGHLRSAEEVRELFNLQQVIFIPSANPPHKQGKNIISPIHRMEMVNLAIEGNQGFSVSDIEIKRHGKSYSIETIDYIRKIHGSDLILFFIMGIDAFTEISTWKDYTNLFSRCNFVVTTRPGYSLTNLETILPADVAGNFSYLSEEDRFVHTSNFSLYFRDITNLDISSSVVRNRIKENRSVRYLLPEKVIQYIKEHGLYKDS